In Providencia rettgeri, the following proteins share a genomic window:
- the nagK gene encoding N-acetylglucosamine kinase produces the protein MYYGFDMGGTKIELAVFDNELNQVWQKRVPTPKDDYQTLLNTFLELTQEADKKFNCQGKVGVGVPGIVNHAEGTVFTTNVPTAQYKPLVHDLANILQRPVKVENDANCFALSEAWDPNFKRFPTVLGLILGTGVGGGFIINGKVLSGKNGIAGEIGHMNLSVRGAKLLGEKVPEITCGCGQTACFETYLSGPGFERIYSSFTNEKRSAIEIIELYKQGNIQAKEHVNRYMSLLAMFMGQIVTVFDPDLVVIGGGLSQFEEIYKQLPEVLPQYLYGIATLPAIEKARYGDSGGARGAAFLNLID, from the coding sequence ATGTATTACGGCTTTGACATGGGCGGGACAAAAATTGAACTTGCCGTCTTTGACAACGAATTAAATCAGGTCTGGCAAAAACGCGTTCCTACACCTAAAGATGATTACCAGACACTCTTAAATACGTTTCTCGAACTCACTCAAGAAGCAGATAAAAAATTTAACTGCCAAGGAAAAGTCGGTGTTGGCGTCCCTGGTATCGTAAACCATGCGGAAGGAACCGTATTTACAACCAATGTCCCTACTGCACAATACAAACCTTTAGTTCATGACCTTGCTAATATATTACAACGTCCAGTAAAAGTGGAAAATGACGCCAATTGTTTTGCATTATCAGAAGCTTGGGACCCTAATTTCAAGCGCTTCCCTACTGTTCTTGGCTTAATTTTAGGGACTGGTGTGGGCGGTGGGTTTATTATAAATGGCAAAGTTTTATCCGGTAAAAATGGAATTGCAGGGGAAATAGGTCACATGAATCTCAGCGTTCGTGGAGCCAAGCTATTAGGGGAAAAAGTCCCTGAAATAACTTGTGGCTGTGGCCAAACAGCTTGCTTTGAAACCTATCTATCCGGTCCGGGCTTTGAGCGTATTTATTCCTCATTCACCAATGAAAAACGTTCAGCTATCGAAATTATTGAGCTATATAAGCAAGGTAATATTCAAGCAAAAGAACATGTTAACCGTTATATGTCATTACTTGCGATGTTTATGGGGCAAATCGTCACTGTTTTTGACCCCGATTTAGTGGTGATTGGCGGAGGCTTATCACAGTTTGAAGAGATCTATAAACAACTACCAGAAGTGCTTCCACAATACCTATATGGCATAGCAACATTACCTGCAATCGAAAAAGCACGTTATGGTGACTCTGGAGGCGCACGAGGTGCGGCATTCCTGAACTTGATAGACTAA
- a CDS encoding OB-fold-containig protein, which translates to MSLFFHNSLMFPTIIFSGLLIIVLFYWLCAAFGLLDIDIFNLDTEFDAGIDATGFAGWLTKLGLAGIPVTIIVTLFTLFGWIISYFSVHIFIRFIDTDLLRYLVSFAVFAITLFISLHLTALCLKPVRKKLVNLNKPKTVQQLIGKYATVRSGTVNEQNGEALLEDGGAGLILQIRAPSSEQLKRGDRVVIISYDASSHSYQVVSENEFRHG; encoded by the coding sequence ATGAGTTTGTTTTTCCATAACAGTTTGATGTTCCCGACAATTATCTTTAGTGGTTTGCTAATCATTGTTCTATTTTATTGGTTATGTGCCGCTTTTGGATTATTGGATATCGACATCTTTAATCTTGATACCGAATTTGACGCCGGTATTGATGCAACGGGTTTCGCAGGCTGGTTAACCAAACTTGGCTTAGCAGGGATCCCGGTCACCATTATTGTCACGTTATTTACTCTTTTTGGCTGGATAATCAGTTATTTCAGCGTACATATCTTTATTCGCTTCATTGATACTGATTTATTACGTTATCTCGTCAGCTTCGCCGTTTTTGCGATCACCCTATTTATCTCTCTTCATTTAACCGCTTTGTGCTTAAAACCTGTGCGCAAAAAATTGGTGAATCTCAATAAACCTAAAACAGTACAACAGCTTATCGGTAAATACGCCACAGTACGTTCAGGAACGGTAAATGAACAAAATGGCGAGGCACTATTAGAAGATGGCGGGGCTGGGTTAATTTTACAAATACGCGCCCCATCCTCCGAGCAGTTAAAACGCGGTGATCGTGTTGTCATCATTAGCTATGACGCATCATCGCACAGTTACCAAGTTGTCAGTGAAAATGAGTTTCGCCACGGATAA